The DNA sequence GAGTGTACAGCATCACTACTACACAAGACATCCGTGTAACGTTCCCCTTTGCAGCCTCTAGGTCTCAGCTACAAATAATAGTTGTTTCTGTTTGCcgttttgtctctctgtctctctaccgtGCTGTTGTCACTGCCAAGCCTGTCTTATTGTCTGCTGGCCCTGTCATTGTTATTAGTGTTTGGGACTGCCTGTGGAGGTATGGATGTGCAGACAGGCTCCAGGCTCCAGAGAGCAGTCGGCAGGCTGGGTAATTAGTTGCTCCTCAGTGCCAGACGGGCACACCACCGCCACCGGGAGGTAGAGATGGGCACGGGGCCTTCATCAGGATGGGACATGTCATGGGAACCGGGGAACAACCTTTGGTGAGGGACAGTTCCCGAAGGTTCCAATGCACCTGTCACACCACCCAACTTTTCTAGCCACTCGCTGACATGGTAATGCGTTTTTCCTCAACAagcacaaaataaattattattagttCCAGAAAGCTTATTAGAATCATCGTCATGTGTCATACAAGACTGGTCCCACAGGGCCAGCCCATCACATTAGCCAACATCCATTTTACAACTTGTGCCTTGAAATCTGCGACCCctaattgtgtttattttgttgtaatCTGGCACAGTGCTTAGTTATTGTTGCTGGCTGAATGAAATGTGTGGATTCAAACACAATTATCTGAAATCTTTTAATTAGTCACAATTGGCAATTTACATTACAGTGATCCATTCAGCTGGCTATTCATCTTAATGTTGTAGCCTTCAACTAGTGTATATGTCTCCCCTTTGTTTGGGCTGGACTGCAATGAGATTTTTTTAGTCAGTGTCAAAAGTTACCTCTAGTAACTGATACTAGTagtttgcttgtttgtttgttttctaccATAGACAAAGATATTTGACAGATCACCATATATATCCTATGATGGTGTTCTTCATTGCGAGGGCCACAGGCCCCTGGTGGCCTTTAGTGCAGCCCATTACGGTCCCCTCCATTACATACAAGTTCCCTCTTATTTCTTTTTCCCAGGATGATGTAAAACATTCTATTTCAGAGCACATGGTGGATCATATAAGAACGCACAAATTAATTGTCTGGTTAGTAAGCTTAGATTACACAGAACACAGCTTGATGCATTTCCCTTCTACTTTTTCCGTCAGATGTTATTAAATACCTACTGTATTTTCAAACGAGTTAAGTCATGAATGCTGGTGtagccccaccccccccaccacccccaaaaTATATCTATGTTTGCAGCTGGCTAGCAAATGCAAGATTATAAAGTGGCAGATACTCTAAGTGAGTGTAACCTCACAAGCACTGATTTCACTGACCCCTGGTTGGACATGCAGTGTTGAAAATGGCTAAGAGGAAGGCATGCcacaatcttcaactctcctgggCCTTTTGGGAGTGGATGCAATGAGACAAGGTTGTAGGTAcaatttgggggggggggggtgcgtaGGCGGGACGTCGGGGTTGGATTAAAATGAATTGTTTTACGTATTGACACAATTTCCTTTAGTATATAATCTTAACATGGTTAGATCTTTGCCTAACAGTGGGGATTGTTTTCTTTAATCGTGGAATGCTGACCTGTGAAGCAATGCCTATTTACatctacattttagtcatttagcagacttaTCCAGTGTGACTTATAGTGagagcatacattttcataatggcCCCCTGTAGGGTCTATTACCCATATTTAATTGGTatattatttctttcttttaattCTCTCTTTGAATATTTGATGAAGGGGGTTGTTGGCAATTGCCTGTACTCAACGGAGAATGCTTTGTTATCCTTGTGAATATTCATACAGTGTCTCAAATTTCGACAGGGACAGTTCTGATATACTTTTCCTACTTACACTTCTATCAGTACCCTCATAACAATCTAAGCACTACAAAGCCTCACATAGTAAAAAAGCTTGTTGATATGATGTTGCCTAATATCTCTATTGCTGCCATTTAATATCTATGGGTTATATGCATGGCACAGTCCCATTTAAGACCGATGGCCCAAAGCTGATTGTGACAGATGTTGTGGCTAGTTATGTTTGTTTAGCGTTGATTGGTGCCGCACAAAAGACATTGTCTAGCCACACTGGAAAGTTTGCAGGGATAATGACTGGCTACTACTAATGGCATAATAATAAACAACGGCAGCACCACTTCTGTTGTGTCAGAgttactgtaataaatatgtCGGCCCTGCAGCATTAACCTGAACAGTGACTCTTAATTGAATATGCAGCCTGGTGTATATAAATGATGGCATCCGGACACCGCACAGACGGGGACATCATTCTGGAGACTAGCTTTATGATTCTACGGAGCATTGTCTTTCATATTCTTTCCCGTTATTTATGTGAACCCCTTGTAAATCATTGGCCTGTCTAGATGACCAAGGCCCTGCCTGGAATTTCTAGACTCCGAATGACTTTTTTCGGCTTGTAGGGGCCATTTCCGCAGCTACCACATTCTCCAGCCTCAGCCAACGTTTTGTGATCCTGGCTTGAATGATGATAGCGTTCGTGTGGCAACAATGATGATGGACCCGTGGTCTCGCCAGCGTGGTGGATTAGCTTCCCGTGGTCGCCGTGGGAGATATGcagcaggaagaggaggatggggATGACGATGACAAAGGCCCCGGTGAAGCCTAGCAGGACTCCGTAAACCAGGGGCCACGCGCCATTCAGTAGGCGCCGCTGGTACGGTTGGACAGGAGCTCTCTCCACCACCAGTTCAAGGTCACTCCACTTCAGATCCCTAACTGGAATATTTCTTACTGTATGCCAATCAAGAACAGCAGAACAACAGATCCCTTTACTGACAACCAATCAATTGCAGCACAGAAGGTGGAGTCATTACAAACTGTAAGAGAATCAGAGCCTTGTTTTATCGTGGGCCCCTTGGGCATGAAGAAATGTGGCATTCATCCCCGAAAGAATCtctagaatatttttttgttgttgacaggTTATAATTGCATTTTTGAATTTGCCAATGCCTTGGGACAAGCAGTTCCTCAAAGTGAGTTGTCATGGGAAGCCATATCGTCAAAGTGAAGAGTTGATGCTAATGATTGTTAATGAATTGGATTGCTGCCCACTGACCAGCTAATGCaagtaagtgtttttttttttagatgacaATAATGTTGTTTCGATGAACAAGACATGATGCCAGGTGTGCGTCTGAGATAATTTTATAATTAGTTTAAACGGCTGAAAAGGTCAACTGTCACAGCACCTTCTGAGGTATCATGGGACTCTTTTCCCCGACCAATACTCTCCGTGGAAACTGAAGTCTAAAGACAACGTTTCGCTCGATGTGTGTTGGAGTGGAATGCGCGCATGCCTGCACTAGGAAAAAGCaaaggagttgagaaggaggcTCCAGACAGTTGAGACAGGGACCACACCAGCCATGCTGCCCTCACCGTCGTTGGGCCCCGCATGGAGAAATCCACCAGGCCTGGTAAAGCAGGGTGGAGAGGCCACCGCTGGGGCCCATTCTTCCAAAACAACTGCCGGGAGGCCTCCCTGGAGGTGTCGTTGCCTTCATGTCACAACGGTGGACCTGTAGACTATGATTACCCCCTCACCCGCCTGGTTTTGGTAATAAAATGGCCTCCGAGGGGCTGAAcactccctctgtgtctgttccctgtttcTACCCGTTACATatgttcctttttattttaaggAAGTGACTCTCCTTCCCAGTGTAGTATAGCGCTGATGCCGAAGCTCATACACGCCGATCACACGATCGATACACTACACGATCCACACATCTACCCATGTGCCCATTGCTCTTGACCTCACCATGCCTTGCTTGAGGTTGCGCGTCTTTGTGGGGTTTTTCCTTCTCAGACTGGACCAGAGGAGATTCTATGGCGTTGACTGTCTGATGATACTCCTCCACATACTTCATCAAACTCAATGTTTTGTCCTGGTTGATATTCTTCCCCATCTCTGGAAGAGTGAAAGTACGTTGCTGCAGTGACTGTCTTATTTATGGTGATTCATGCATTGGCGTGACCAAGATACATTACAACTGTTGTTACAGCATGTGTTGGATTCCCTTTATTAAATCATTGAATTGAATATCAGACTGGGTCAATACGAGTGGTTCAACCTGAGGAGGGTTCTGAGAATCAAAAGGGTTGCATTACCTCTAACTGATCAAAGCCATTAAAATAGTTTCTACATTATGCTTTACCCTCGTGTGTTTTGGCTGTTGACCATCAGATAAAACACTGTTTTGTGGGACAAATTAGAAAGTTTGAACTGTTTCTGAGCTACTTGAATCTGTTCGGGAAACTAAACAAAAACTTTTTTAGCCGTGGTGTCATTTGGTAAGGGTAAGGAGTTTGAGTAGCCAAGCAATGTAAACAATGTCCTGGGTCATTGGTTTTATGTGTATTCCCAGATTCCCCACattgtttgcaaaaaaaatattgctttcATAGACCGTATTGACTCAAGCAATGTTCTTGGGCTGTCATGCTTTTGTAATTTTTCAGTCTCTCCTTGCCTCTATCCCCCTCGCTTTCTCCCTtgccccgtctctctctccctcggtctctctcttcagctctctctccctgcctacctTCCCCTAGGTCGGTCTCTCCCgagctttctctctttctcgtcCTCTATCTTTATTTCTAACGATGAAAGGACCAGATGGTTTCTTGTGAGTTTGGTGTCAGCTCCGCTGAGTCATCTGTCAGATCATTTACACCTCCTCAGATCTGTCTCCACTCCACTGTGGAGTCCCTTCCACACTCAGCCTCATGCCAGAGACAGTCTTTTCCCAAGCTATGCCATTTCTACAATTCCAATTAAAATGGATCTtgttataattatatatttctgtagacattgtttgtttgttttttttaacctatGGAAGACTTGTGGACTGAAAAAAAGAAGTTCTTTCAATTTACGTCAGTCCCTTGGTCAGTACTTTGGTCCttctgtttatctgtctttctgactgACCTATGGCGATGTCTGTCCGCCCGACTTGCTGCAGGGCGCGAGACAGCCTGTCGTAGTATGTCTGTTCTCCGTGCTTCAGCAGCCAGTTTGTCAGAGCTGTCCTGCACTGAGCCTCGCTGTCCCTGCCTGACAGACACAAAGCATATGGCTGTCAGACAGCGGGCCCAGTCATGCCGCTGCCGATTACAAGGGACAGGAAAACAGAGCAGGACATGGGCGGACAGACagctcattctcctctgaatccTCAGCAGTCTGACGTTAGAATTAGCATTGTGTTACAGATCCACATGCCCGTCCGTTTCTTGCTCGTTCTCaatacataacaaaatgtgtaaaagtGCAGTCATTATATATTGTGCAGACATAGTAGCTAGTCTTGCAGAGTGTATCATCTGAGCTGTTAGTTGTGGTGTATTGTCGACGCTGCTGTACCAGTGTCCCTCTTGATTCTCTTCTGGAGGTCCAGTTGGTTGTTCTCCAGGGAGAGACGGTTGAGCCGCTGAAAGATGTTCTCCTCTGGGTGGGAGAGGGCAGACAGGAGGTCCTCACACTCGCTGGAGGTCAGCAGCTCCACCAGACGACCCAGCTGGTGTGCACTAATGTCCTCAGCCACTGAGGAGGTTCACAAGAGGAGCGTCAATGGGGCTGTGCCATGATGGTAATCACTGTGACAGTCTATAGCTGACTCATTACAGGAACAGTTCTGAATAACATGGGTAGTGCTAATGACCAGCATCCCAGGTAGGAGTATCACAGGCTCTCAATTAGCAAGTAGTGTAAGTGTGAAGAGAAAAGTAATTTCATTCTCTTTCACAATGACAATTAAAGAGCTAATTTCACACAACAGTTGGAGCACCCTGCAAATCCCTGATTAATTATAACTGACGATGATTCACTCTTAGCATGATAGCAGCTGTGTGGAACATTTTCGGTTCTCACCTGTGTCGTCGCCGAGCCTCCGGCTTGGGCTcaggaggagtaggaggagaCGTAAGAGAACTGCCTGCACCGTCATGAGTGCTACTAGCAGCGGTTTCGTCTGTACCAACTTTACAGGTACTCCCTGGCTGCAGTAGAAGCTGTTTTCTAAACGGCAGTTGAGACCGGAATTCACAGTCATAAAAGAATGGAGCACATTCTCTGTTCTATGATGGAACTATTCAGTGTTTAGAAGAAAACACTTTTGAAAATCACATGGATGGGGATTGgcgttgtttttgtttttcaccgCAGATAATTAAGCTATTAGTCTTTTTTGGTTC is a window from the Esox lucius isolate fEsoLuc1 chromosome 12, fEsoLuc1.pri, whole genome shotgun sequence genome containing:
- the LOC109616401 gene encoding transmembrane and death domain protein 1-like, with protein sequence MTVQAVLLRLLLLLLSPSRRLGDDTVAEDISAHQLGRLVELLTSSECEDLLSALSHPEENIFQRLNRLSLENNQLDLQKRIKRDTGRDSEAQCRTALTNWLLKHGEQTYYDRLSRALQQVGRTDIAIEMGKNINQDKTLSLMKYVEEYHQTVNAIESPLVQSEKEKPHKDAQPQARHVRNIPVRDLKWSDLELVVERAPVQPYQRRLLNGAWPLVYGVLLGFTGAFVIVIPILLFLLHISHGDHGKLIHHAGETTGPSSLLPHERYHHSSQDHKTLAEAGECGSCGNGPYKPKKVIRSLEIPGRALVI